From Myotis daubentonii chromosome 7, mMyoDau2.1, whole genome shotgun sequence, a single genomic window includes:
- the LOC132238369 gene encoding UDP-glucuronosyltransferase 1A10-like — protein sequence MDGSHWFTMRSVVEKLSHRGHEVVVVRPEVSWHLGQSTNYTVKTYSTSYTVEDLNDQFRIFADSQWKTRAQYLHSMLMSSSNSVFEYFFSNCRSLFNDKKLVKYIEDSSFDAVFLDPFDMCGLIVAKYFSLPSVVFTRGLFCHYLEEGAQCPSPLSYVPRGLFSLSDAMTFRQRVWNHIIHLEEHLFCGYFLKTALEVASEILQTTVTAYDLVSQPSIWLLRNDFVLDYPRPVMPNMIFIGGINCHPRKPLSQVSYL from the coding sequence ATGGATGGGAGCCACTGGTTTACCATGCGATCCGTTGTGGAGAAACTCAGCCACAGAGGGCATGAGGTGGTCGTGGTCAGGCCAGAGGTGAGTTGGCACCTGGGACAATCAACCAATTATACTGTAAAGACTTATTCCACGTCTTACACTGTGGAGGATCTGAATGATCAGTTCCGGATTTTTGCTGACTCTCAATGGAAAACTCGGGCACAGTATTTACATTCTATGCTAATGAGTTCATCTAACAGTGTTTTTGAATACTTTTTTTCAAATTGTAGAAGTTTATTTAAtgacaaaaaattagtaaaatacatAGAAGATAGCTCTTTTGATGCGGTGTTTCTAGACCCTTTTGACATGTGTGGCTTAATTGTAGCCAAATATTTTTCACTCCCGTCTGTGGTCTTCACCAGAGGATTATTTTGCCACTATCTTGAAGAAGGTGCACAGTGCCCCAGTCCGCTTTCTTATGTTCCAAGAGGTCTCTTTTCGTTATCTGATGCCATGACCTTCAGGCAGAGAGTGTGGAATCACATTATCCACTTGGAGGAACATTTATTTTGTGGCTATTTTCTCAAAACTGCTTTAGAAGTTGCCTCTGAGATTCTCCAGACAACTGTCACAGCATATGACCTGGTCAGCCAACCATCCATTTGGTTGTTACGAAATGACTTTGTTTTGGACTATCCAAGACCTGTGATGCCCAACATGATCTTCATTGGGGGCATCAACTGCCACCCAAGAAAGCCATTGTCACAGGTGAGTTACCTCTAG